The following are encoded together in the Lathyrus oleraceus cultivar Zhongwan6 chromosome 3, CAAS_Psat_ZW6_1.0, whole genome shotgun sequence genome:
- the LOC127126838 gene encoding putative glutamine amidotransferase GAT1_2.1, with amino-acid sequence MSSDLSVILPRVLIVSRRTLRKNKFVDFVGEYHLDLIVSYGAVPVIVPRVSGVHMLLDSFEPIHGVLLCEGEDIDPSWYAEDTSSLSQEELEEIKRLHVSDTSIDKEKDSIELGLAKLCLERNIPYLGICRGSQLLNVACGGSLYQDIGKEISNKCLQEREMVMHINYDDYDGHRHEVKVVEDTPLHHWFKDSLEDGKMDIMVNSYHHQGVKRLAQRFVPMAFAPDGLVEGFYDPDAYNPEEGKFIMGLQFHPERMRKADSEEFDYPGCPFAYQEFVKAVVAYQKKLNSKASVQKPLKLNKELENKRKIIVRSFSLAKDLYNHGQEMNSTKESELEAGVEFLESNTALSVQQENRLKQMGATVRNAGSYIERLKQNEEREKMATRVMDKMSIEQLSELLSFYHTMGQISSEILEKKIHGIVNDTD; translated from the exons ATGTCTTCCGATCTCTCCGTCATTCTCCCTCGCGTCCTAATTGTTTCTAGACGAACCCTACGCAAGAACAAGTTCGTTGATTTTGTTG GTGAATATCACCTTGATCTTATAGTAAGCTATGGCGCGGTACCGGTCATAGTTCCGCGTGTTTCCGGGGTTCACATGTTGTTAGATAGCTTCGAACCGATCCATGGTGTGCTTCTATGTGAAGGAGAAGACATTGATCCATCATGGTATGCAGAAGACACATCATCTCTTTCGCAAGAGGAACTAGAAGAGATAAAGAGACTACATGTGAGTGACACATCAATTGATAAAGAGAAAGATTCAATAGAATTAGGGCTCGCGAAACTTTGTCTCGAAAGAAACATTCCTTACTTGGGAATCTGTAGAGGTTCGCAGCTCCTAAATGTGGCATGTGGAGGTAGTTTATATCAAGACATAGGAAAAGAGATTTCTAACAAGTGTTTACAAGAGAGGGAAATGGTGATGCATATTAACTATGATGATTATGATGGACATAGACATGAGGTGAAAGTTGTGGAGGATACACCTTTGCATCATTGGTTTAAGGATTCTTTGGAAGATGGGAAAATGGATATTATGGTTAATAGTTATCATCATCAAGGTGTAAAGAGACTTGCACAACGCTTTGTTCCTATGGCTTTTGCTCCTGATGGTTTGGTGGAAGGGTTTTATGACCCTGATGCTTATAATCCTGAAGAGGGGAAGTTTATCATGGGATTGCAGTTTCATCCTGAGCGTATGAGGAAGGCTGATTCTGAAGAATTTGATTACCCCGGATGTCCCTTCGCTTATCAG GAGTTTGTAAAGGCAGTTGTTGCTTATCAGAAGAAGCTGAACAGTAAAGCATCTGTCCAAAAGCCTCTAAAGCTTAACAAGGAACTGGAAAACAAAAGGAAAATTATAGTGCGTAGTTTCTCACTCGCAAAAGACCTGTACAATCATGGCCAAGAGATGAACTCCACCAAAGAATCTGAACTTGAAGCCGGAGTAGAGTTTCTTGAG TCAAACACAGCTTTGAGTGTGCAGCAAGAGAATAGGTTAAAGCAAATGGGTGCAACAGTTAGGAATGCAGGATCATACATAGAAAGATTGAAGCAGAATGAGGAAAGAGAAAAAATGGCAACAAGAGTGATGGATAAAATGTCAATAGAACAGTTATCCGAACTCTTGTCTTTCTATCACACTATGGGACAGATTTCTTCAGAAATATTGGAGAAAAAGATACATGGCATTGTCAATGACACTGATTAG